The genomic window GACACACCAACCTGGGACAAAAGATATTGATAAGTCTCCTGTGCAGCAGCACCTTCTGTTTGGAAGAGAGCTAGAATGgctaaagatttttttttttaaatgcaaGATATGGAGGctgtgaccaaaaaaaagaaagatgagagGAACAAAATTTACCCCAGCAAAGTAACGGCCTGAAAATTTCTTGGGCTGCATCGGATGTGATAAGAGCGTGCTAAGTTCCTGCGGATTGAACCAGACATCAACATATAATTCGTAATACGATTTTCTTAAGGGAAAGTAATATTTCATGATTCAGGAGAACTTTTTTTCTGAGTAGCAGTGAAAAACCTCCTTCAGCTTATTAAGTCGTGCTGAGGTCGCTTTTCTCTGCCTGACATTGTCCACTCTTtcctcttcactttcttcatcGTCCAATTCGAGTTCCATTGATTCAGCATGTTTTTTAAGCCAGGTCCTGTCTGCATTCTCCTGGATAGCAGACACCAACGACAAAGTTGAAAGTTAAGTACGCAATAAGATTTAAAAACCATCCAGCTGAGGGCAGTGAGTGTGAAACTACTACGAAGACCACCAGCTAAAAATTTCACATAGGCCAGGGTTAACTATATCCAAAGCATGGTAATAGAAACATGGCCTTCCAGCATATTTCTTTCCAAAAATTTCACACCCACAACAAAAACCATAGAATACAAGTACACTCAGTATACTGAAGGAAGAAATACCCGCGAGCCTTTCCGCTCAATCTCATATATTTGACGTGCTAGATATAATCGCTTCCTCACAGCTGGCATATAAGAGTTATCCAAAGGGAATATCTTTACGCTTTCCTGTAAGCACAAACAAAGGAACATTCAGCATGAAAGTGGCCAAACGTAAGTAAAAATACCTACTTTAGCATTACCCAAATcagtgtttttctttatgaTAAACTAACTTTTGAGGATATCAAAGCTTTGGTTTGGGagtgtaaatatatataccatagAGAATGACTTGCATAACGTGTAAAACTTGGACGTCTCATTTGGCTCAATCAAAGCTATACTGCATCCATCTGCGAATGCTCTAGCAGTCCTCCCACATCTATGTACATACACCTATATGGATAAAAGGCTCAGAGCTTGTAAAATtgttatcaatcaaaaacTAGAAAACTTAGAGACGGTTGAAGCTTACTTCTGCCGAATGTGGAAGTTTGTAGTGAATAATAGTTCGGACATTCTTAATATCAATACCCCTTGCTACAAGATCTGTTGCTATGAGTATTCCATTTTCGCTCGCACGGAAACGGTCGATTGACTGTGACATATAAAGAGTGAGGAAAGGAAAATATGCTAAGTAACACTAGTAAGCAAATACGTGTGTTTCCGAAACCCCCTTGAACTCAGgacacaacaaaatattgtaGCAAAAGGAGTCATGATGACAAATAACTAAGCAATAGAAAGTTCAACCTTCAACCGAGCTCGCTGCTTCATTTCTGAGAAGAGTGTGCAAACATCAAGTCCAAGAATCTTTAAAAGCCCAGAGATATGCCGCAAATCAGTCACTGATGTGCAGAAAACAATTGTCCGCCCTTGTCCATGGACGCTCAAAATATAATACAAGTATGCgtctttttccttctcttcgcACCTGTAGTTTGTTATAAGATAAATATACTAAGAACACCGAGATAGACCAAAAGAATAAGTAGCATCAAAGATTTCTGGATGTTTTGCAAGCAAATAATGAGTAGAAGCATGGTGTCCTCCAAGCAATGAAAGCTTACTTATTACCCAGTCAAATTAAAAGCTTCGGAGGGATATAGGTTAAATAGTACTTACTTAATAAAAGATTCTTCAATCTTTGGTGCCAAAATAGATGTAGTTGTCAGATCAATGATGGCAACATTATCTCTCATTCCAGCTCGTTCAGATAAAACCTCAATAGAATTCACTTCACCAGATGATGATTGCTTTGACTTTGAGGAGCCACGCTTTAGCTTTTTACGGAAATCCGAAGACAGCGCTATGGTGgctgagaaaacaaaagtttgtcttttcttcttcgggACGTTTAAAACTGTGTCATTACTCTTCACAGTTTGCGTTTTCCCTTCATTTGGTTTATCTGTCACTGGAAGCAAGTCGAGTATAGACTGCAGCTCCCTGAAATGACCTCTTTCAACCATGCGATCAGCCTCGTCCAACACAAAGAACGACAAGGAATGCAGCTGCCAAAGATGATTAGAAAACGACAGAACAATTTAGTGTCTAAGAATAGCTATATAACAGTAATAACAATTTTACACGTGCCTTAATTAGCAGACATACTCAACTTCAGGAAAATGGTATTAGATTACAAACTGATTACTGCATCTACGCATAAATCCAATAACTACATCAAAATCTGTTAATGTAAAAGCAAGATACCGGACTAATGGAAGCACATGATTCTTTTTACTCTCCGTTTATGCATTGCATACCTCTACAAGATGCTTTTCTCCAGCGGACATAAGTTCCCATAACCTTCCTGGAGTTGCAACAACTATTTCAGGTTTCTCTTTTAAACGTCTTTCCTGCTTCTCTGAAAACATCCCACCAACAATAGGAACGACCTTGACGCTAAGATTCTTGGCAGCATTCTCAAGATGCTCCGTCACCTGGAATAAGGGAAAAGTTGGAATTGTATCTCAGAACTTCCTCATGACCCACCCACAAGTCAACAAAGAAGCATGtcagaaggaaaaaaaaaaaaaagaagcaatgtGATAATAGTCAAGGATACCTGAAGAGCAAGTTCCCTAGTTGGAGTGATGATTAGAGCTCGTAAATAGCCATCTGCAGCATATTTCTGTGCTTCTTCTCCCTTTAATGCATACAATTTACCAACCTTTTCCCGCTCGTCTAAGAGGCGTTGCAGTATGGGCAACCCAAAAGCAAGTGTCTTTCCAGATCCTGTCTCTGCAGCACCAATAACATCCTGCGGTCCAAATATGAGCCATCTATCAATAAAATATACTTTCTTGATAGAAACAAAAGCTGGTCATCCTACCTTTCCCTGATATGCTGCAACGTTAAAACAAGCCTTCTGGATTTTTGTTGGCTCCTTGAAATCGAGGCGGTATATGGACTTCATGAGTAGTGGATGGAGTCTCATCGAACTCCATGCACTAAATTCTGGAggaatctcttcttcctcaacttGCTCCTCTACTGTGTCATCTCCATCACAGCTAACTGCTACAAAAAATTATCTACCATTATAATTTGACTTCTTGACAAGAATTTGGTGATAGAATAACAAACCTCAAAGATAGACATAAACTAGTGCATTAAAGGGAACTTACGGTAACAAgagataaataatatttagtgAAAGAATGTAtagtttgtaatattcagtAGTTTTCAGCTCATGTGAAAATGGTCGAACAGAAGAAGTCCAATTCCTAAACTTAAGAAGATAAgcagatttttcttttctttcagcTGGTCTAAAATGAAGCTAATTCGATAGAACTGGGTGTTATCCTTGCCAAATCTATCCACCACAGAGTTTTAGTGTCTGAGACCAGTGAGAGACCATTAATAGACTAAGGCATTCCTCGCCAGATCTTAATATCCCTAAGAAAATTTTCATGTACGACTACGAGTGATGATTACCTCTTTTGAGCCAAAAACTATTAAGGAAAAGAGTATACGAAATACTAACCAGCAGAAGCGTCCTGATTCTTTGCGGCCTCATTaatcttcttctgcttcttcttcttcttctcttttttcttctccttattCCTCTtagctttcttctcttttttcttacgAGTCTCCTCGTCATCTTCGTCATCCTCATCATCCCttccttctccatcttcttcagcttcttctccttcaatcATCTCATCCACTGTCTCGttggtatcatcatcatcttctggagattgttttctctctgttaTTTCACTTTCAATGGTAGGGAGAGTTAGATGGTAATCAGCTTCATCAATCTCCTCAAGTGATAGAAAACCTGCCCAAACAAAGTATAAAGTTTCAGACTTTCAGTGAACTAACAAGGCAAAGCAATTGAATCCAGACACTAATTTGagataaatgataatttgagttacctaaaaaaaaaacatgaattgcataaatttcaacaaaaatcaGGCACCCACAATAATAGTTCacagaggaaacaaaaattcaaaaaattaaaaaacaaaaccaaaacttttacCTCCGTCGAGCTGGCCTGAGCCTGAAAATAGAGTGGAGAAGGATTCGCCTTCGTCGTCTTCTCCAATGGGTATAGAAGAGCTCCAAGGAAGTGAATCTATACGTTCGAAATCCTCCTCTCGCTTTCTCTTATGGCTTCtcttgttcctcttcttcatcaaggaAGATTCTTTATCGCCTGTAACCATGTTAGCTGTTGATTTGAGCTAAAAAAATACCCACAACGTTTAATGGAAGCTTTGAGAATCTATCTCCTCGACTCGAGTCGTTGTTGGCTGAGAGATGGAATATCTCAAGAGAAGTTGAAAACTtgcataaaccctaaatcagaACGAAACCATGTAGTATAATTAAACCGGTTACGGTTTTGATCCGGTTAATCTGAATTAATACAGACCGAGTGATTTGCCTCGTACCGACACGAGTTACGTGGAAGGTTAGGATTTAggggtttagattttagaaGATGAACACGTCAAAGTGACGTTGATAACTGATACTAATTTGGGCCTTTTCTTGTGAAGCCCATTAGCTTTCTATCCGCAAAATCgcaatattattttgatttttcaatcttttctaGTTTAGACGTTTTCTGTTATTATATTCTagctttatatttttttgcctGCATAATGAATTTGagtaaattatttatacatcGATATTATTGCAAGCTTTTAGCTGTCATTATTGCTAAAGTGACGACTGAATAGCACATTAGCATGCAATTGGGAGCATTGATTATTGATTAGTGCTAATTAAAAAAGCAGTTGAACTCGTTTGACTCTCAGTACATTCGAtagaaacaaacataaaaaaaaaaaaaaaaaaaaacaaacaaacacagtAATTAGCGTGGGGCTGACCGTAATTTATGGCTCGTGAAAAAGAATCATAGATTCTTCTCGCATGGCTAGTATGTGTTTTCAACATGAGCAAGTAACATTTTATATAGGCCAAGTATtatattatagatttatagtaaactagattttaacccgcgtATAtcgcgggacgatttattttttaaaagtaatatatattaaaacttgcaaattttatttttataaaatatttatattttacagtttataattgttattaagtaacggtataccacgaatccatgagataattgttaaaaaactgaagttttaacccctattaaaacagcatattaataatattttaaaattttataaatattgattcaaatacatccaccatataacccaattccaaaatagaactcgttctgtaatttttttaccgtcccgtgatttttaaaaaaaatagtaattcttaaaatttaagaataattttttatatataaaagttttgcaaattgtatcattctctaacACATTTATATCTatagtttaattatatatatagtaacattatacataccacataacatttttggttttatataatcttttctaaattaggatgatttgatatgtttaatattagtggtcttaaaaataataaattaaagatttaacccgtattgaaacggtggattaattatattttacttttttattaatgttgattcaaaaacccgtccctccaaatccgttTTGCCAAAaagctatttattttgttaatattaattttattaatattaattttattaatattaattttattaatgatatgactctgaattagaatctaaacattttagatAATAACATatgagtgcaccatatttatttaataggagaatataccatatgacccgaatgcacttttatccaaatccaccaaaaaagtcttgcaaaaatactatagagataagaaacgatagtcggttttgataggtataagattagcaaatatattagttagcttaaattagttaaagaatacaaattgaaaaggtatattacactttatttgaatatagtatcaaaacttatataacacagagatctgataattttttaattgatgaatacttttttgtgctaatttttatgtgattaagatttaattgatttcgtatataaaatattaaattgacttatttgtttataatttggtaacatatagatatttgaatattcaatatattttgcttcagtttaagAAGTCTTTGATGatccgtctttagatccaataagccctataatctagatattaacctgcggtatatattttagttaaactaaaaaattttattgtaaacatgatttaaaaatatttgatattattttatttgattttaaatgtatagtaaactgtgagttgtatatgttttgttgatattatctatattgtttaatgtttaagattatacacttgtagtttgattgttaatttaagagtttcacctgtagtataccatcttgtattaatatcgatctaaacatTCAATTATAGGATTTCCaacttgtattaaaaattgaatcacatctaatatgttattaattattgtagtatataagattataaattttcaatataaaatgtatgaaattgaatataaatatttctaattatgacccgttactcagtagaaagttttcttaaatctattttttatccgttataatatttttttatgtattgaacaatttatatttgtttttaaaaattcaaattatggcatatgggaaaaaactctaattatttttttataatgatgatattattttttcgcaaaaatagaatcatataaagatgagaagtgaactataataattaataaaaaattaatataataatttagatatcaaatataatttgttgattttaattggttacttttttggaaattaataatgtattttgtttttctaattaaattaaattaattaaaatttagatatcaaatcttatatgttgattttgattggttattatttttggaaattaataatgtatttcattttttaattaaatttaattaattaaattagtatttgactttttaatctttaaagagataaattaatttactctttaaaattttatttttaatggcatatctatgtaattacttacaaaaaaataaggttacattcaaaatgtattttttaaataatatagtaggatgtATTTCGGTGATCACGAcgaataaaaccaaaaaaaaaaagagttgagaAAGAATCACGTAAATGTCAAAGTGTGAAAACTAAGGAGTGGGGTCTCCACCGCAACCACAAAAGGGATCCGAAGAACTTCCTCAATAAGAATCCAACTttcaacattttcattttacttACGTGTTCTCTAACAGTTAATAGTctaaactctctctttttttctttactttttttggcAAGGAGTTAGTACGTCTGTATATTGATGTACGTTGGAATATCGTAGTCGTAGTTCAAACAGTTGAGCTAATCGATGTTGGTTTCGAAGGACCAGATTAGTTCGGTTTGTCAAATCTTCGTAGATTGATAAACCAATACTATAATCTTTCCATTGCAATTACAATTATTTTCCGTTGCTATAGAAgcttaaaatattaaagacaCATAATGTTTTAACATATTTCAtagattattttgaaattcagtGAAAAAACTCTAACATCAGAAACAATCATACTTTTTCATTAACGATCTCAAACTTGTATACCTTTACAAATGTTGAACTTTAGCTTAATCAAGTTTActttgatgaatgatgatagATATCTATCTGAAAGTTTCTTGATGTAATGTTTTCTAGGGCTTAGTGTATTAGAGTAAAAGTCGGGAACATATCGTGGGAATTAGTATACTAGTACATTAATTTAGACAGCTAAGGTTACGtccaagaaaaacaatgataatTTTGATAAGATTCGGGGGAAGAAAAATGCTTAATGAGtaattaaatagttttttgGAACTTATTGATCACGGGAGATCGATCACCTGGCATAATTATAGTGGCCACACGACTTAAAATTTAAAGGataatcattttgtttataagaTGTATCGACATAAGTATGACCGGACATGAGTATAATATGACCCGCCTCGTTCATAAGATTCCAACGAATACGAAAGAGACCAAGTAACTAATCACATATTGATAAGTTAATACTATTAAGAAACTATTAAGCTAGAACTTTTAGATCTATGTGTGGTtgaatgaatatataaatcacTAGATAACGTTTACGTCAAAACcattattttttctcacaTGAAGATTTCATCACTATCTAAGATATCTCATAgtattttgtttcaaaatcaatcaaaggataaattaaaaacaagcAACAACTTCatgaaaatacaaacaaagtagcacaaaacaacatcaataATATTTCCCTTTGATATATCCAAAATCCACTGCATTAGGTATAAATCTATAATCATTGGCGTGGCGTATCACACAAGTCACAACACTAAACTATATAGTCAATGGagaaatgaaatcaaatcttAGTAATTTCCACACAATCATATGCAATTAATTGAAATCGTCTCAACATTAATTTGGTCTTTCTCCATTAATCAGAGACTTCGATTTTAATTTGGTTCTAGAAATAAGTTTGTGTTTGATACTGTATAAAAATATGGGTGCTGGAACCAAATTAAAATGTGTGG from Arabidopsis thaliana chromosome 3, partial sequence includes these protein-coding regions:
- a CDS encoding P-loop containing nucleoside triphosphate hydrolases superfamily protein (P-loop containing nucleoside triphosphate hydrolases superfamily protein; FUNCTIONS IN: helicase activity, nucleic acid binding, ATP binding, ATP-dependent helicase activity; INVOLVED IN: biological_process unknown; LOCATED IN: cellular_component unknown; EXPRESSED IN: 22 plant structures; EXPRESSED DURING: 13 growth stages; CONTAINS InterPro DOMAIN/s: DNA/RNA helicase, DEAD/DEAH box type, N-terminal (InterPro:IPR011545), RNA helicase, DEAD-box type, Q motif (InterPro:IPR014014), RNA helicase, ATP-dependent, DEAD-box, conserved site (InterPro:IPR000629), DEAD-like helicase, N-terminal (InterPro:IPR014001), DNA/RNA helicase, C-terminal (InterPro:IPR001650), Helicase, superfamily 1/2, ATP-binding domain (InterPro:IPR014021); BEST Arabidopsis thaliana protein match is: DEA(D/H)-box RNA helicase family protein (TAIR:AT5G60990.1); Has 60083 Blast hits to 51461 proteins in 3186 species: Archae - 589; Bacteria - 20345; Metazoa - 13239; Fungi - 7387; Plants - 3446; Viruses - 273; Other Eukaryotes - 14804 (source: NCBI BLink).), producing the protein MVTGDKESSLMKKRNKRSHKRKREEDFERIDSLPWSSSIPIGEDDEGESFSTLFSGSGQLDGGFLSLEEIDEADYHLTLPTIESEITERKQSPEDDDDTNETVDEMIEGEEAEEDGEGRDDEDDEDDEETRKKKEKKAKRNKEKKKEKKKKKQKKINEAAKNQDASAVSCDGDDTVEEQVEEEEIPPEFSAWSSMRLHPLLMKSIYRLDFKEPTKIQKACFNVAAYQGKDVIGAAETGSGKTLAFGLPILQRLLDEREKVGKLYALKGEEAQKYAADGYLRALIITPTRELALQVTEHLENAAKNLSVKVVPIVGGMFSEKQERRLKEKPEIVVATPGRLWELMSAGEKHLVELHSLSFFVLDEADRMVERGHFRELQSILDLLPVTDKPNEGKTQTVKSNDTVLNVPKKKRQTFVFSATIALSSDFRKKLKRGSSKSKQSSSGEVNSIEVLSERAGMRDNVAIIDLTTTSILAPKIEESFIKCEEKEKDAYLYYILSVHGQGRTIVFCTSVTDLRHISGLLKILGLDVCTLFSEMKQRARLKSIDRFRASENGILIATDLVARGIDIKNVRTIIHYKLPHSAEVYVHRCGRTARAFADGCSIALIEPNETSKFYTLCKSFSMESVKIFPLDNSYMPAVRKRLYLARQIYEIERKGSRENADRTWLKKHAESMELELDDEESEEERVDNVRQRKATSARLNKLKEELSTLLSHPMQPKKFSGRYFAGVGVSTLMQNQFVELKKQKQAQMQIGGDIKRRKLVVINQNCIEPLQALRAGGNEMLKMKGQSAEKRRDIASLKKKRKEEKIGRRDQRRNQKKQRKLMASS
- a CDS encoding P-loop containing nucleoside triphosphate hydrolases superfamily protein, producing MVTGDKESSLMKKRNKRSHKRKREEDFERIDSLPWSSSIPIGEDDEGESFSTLFSGSGQLDGGFLSLEEIDEADYHLTLPTIESEITERKQSPEDDDDTNETVDEMIEGEEAEEDGEGRDDEDDEDDEETRKKKEKKAKRNKEKKKEKKKKKQKKINEAAKNQDASAAVSCDGDDTVEEQVEEEEIPPEFSAWSSMRLHPLLMKSIYRLDFKEPTKIQKACFNVAAYQGKDVIGAAETGSGKTLAFGLPILQRLLDEREKVGKLYALKGEEAQKYAADGYLRALIITPTRELALQVTEHLENAAKNLSVKVVPIVGGMFSEKQERRLKEKPEIVVATPGRLWELMSAGEKHLVELHSLSFFVLDEADRMVERGHFRELQSILDLLPVTDKPNEGKTQTVKSNDTVLNVPKKKRQTFVFSATIALSSDFRKKLKRGSSKSKQSSSGEVNSIEVLSERAGMRDNVAIIDLTTTSILAPKIEESFIKCEEKEKDAYLYYILSVHGQGRTIVFCTSVTDLRHISGLLKILGLDVCTLFSEMKQRARLKSIDRFRASENGILIATDLVARGIDIKNVRTIIHYKLPHSAEVYVHRCGRTARAFADGCSIALIEPNETSKFYTLCKSFSMESVKIFPLDNSYMPAVRKRLYLARQIYEIERKGSRENADRTWLKKHAESMELELDDEESEEERVDNVRQRKATSARLNKLKEELSTLLSHPMQPKKFSGRYFAGVGVSTLMQNQFVELKKQKQAQMQIGGDIKRRKLVVINQNCIEPLQALRAGGNEMLKMKGQSAEKRRDIASLKKKRKEEKIGRRDQRRNQKKQRKLMASS